From the genome of Malus sylvestris chromosome 13, drMalSylv7.2, whole genome shotgun sequence:
CTTTCTATGTCACTTTCATTTGAACTTTCATGAATATTTGTTGTCGAGGGTTTAGGAGTGTCTTCTATTGGTTTTCTCTTAAAATACCTCTCCATAACTGtttaaaaaatacaaagaaaaaagaGTCAATATAATACAAGTTTGATCAAATAAACAACCACCGACTCAACCAAAACAAAATGCAATTAAAAAAGAATCTACTTCGGCACTTCAGTCTTCAGTTCATTATCAATTTTATGTAAACCCACCCAAATATTCAAGCCATCTAAATCGAATGATCATAAACCACATAAAGCCAATTCCCAATTACTACATATAAATCCAATTGAAAAGTTCCAGCAAAGAGTCAAAACTACATTAACTAATGGAATTGAATGAAACTCTAAAAACTCCAATAAATTTAAGATGAGAAAAATACCGATGTTTGGAAATTTGGGATTCCCTGATACACctttttgtctttatcattcgGAAAGCTCAGCTCCACACTCTAACTTCAATGATGGGAACAACCCTCACACCCCGGCGTTCTAATGAAAAGTAGTTCTCCGCCTTACTATATTTAGAATAGTGGTTGATCTCTCGGTACATTCCTAACTTAATGTTATGTTCAGGCAAGGTGCCTATCATGAGATTTATGGACAATATCTAATAGTAAGAAgtataaaaaaagaaacatgAATAATGCACGCCAAAGTGACGATACTCGCCATGATCGTTACATGTATTTACAATCAAAGACAGTTGGTATGCCTGATCAAACTTGAACAATGGAGAAACTTGGAATTGGGATTTGAGGAACATCATTCAGCAAATTATTGGATAtgaattcttttaatttttttgtatgaGTGGACATCCGTCCAAGAACAAGGAGTCAAAGAAACGACTAGATAATGTTGTTATGGGGAAAGTCAACTTTATGGATGAGAAAAAAATGCTAGCTCAAGAAAAATCATTAACCCATGGAATTCTTGAAGGCAAACATGTGGCATTAAAGGAGGTTCTGGTTTCCTAAAAGGAGTCAAAATTTTAACGTCTTCCTTTACTCTTTCTACTCTACTTTTCATTAGTACATTAAAACGGGTCATTTGGTGTAAGTAATTTCTCAATCAAAATTATTATGACTAACAACTGATTAAAACTCAACCCCCATAATAAAATCTCTATCAAATCCCTCTTATCCCCCACCTTTCCCATTTCACAATTatattcatctctctctctctctctctctctctctctctctctctcaaacatgGATGATGATCAAGCAGCATGCAGCACAGAGCTCCAACTAGGGCTTGGTGTGTGTGAATATGCTTCAAGGCAAGAGAAGAAGGATAATCCTTTGGTATGCTTGGACCTATTATTTGCGCTTTGCCCGAAGCAGGAGGTTCCTAGTTCGGACGATCACATCGCAAATGGATCAGGTTTGAAGACGatggatgaagatgaagatagtTATGAGAGAAGCACTGAGCACACCAATATAAAGGGTGTAATCATGAACAACAAAAACGTTGTGAGAAAGAAGCTGAGGCTCACAAAAGAGCAATCCACCTTGCTGGAAGAGAGCTTCAATCGGCATAGCACCCTAAATCCGGTATGATATAAATCTTTAATCTGATTTAGCCatgttttagattttttttttattatacaaGTGATGTTCTAgtttaaattcatctaaattGCAAAGAGGGGGACTCAAACTCTGAGTGCATAAGGGGGATCGAGCAGTTCTattataattttgaatttcaaactcGTTCTCCCTCTTGAATATTGGTTACTCGGTATGACATAACGGTTAATGAAAGGATAAAGATGAGAAATTGTGAAGGCTTGCTTTGTCAAGAACtattttacttatttaatttccatttaGTTTGTTTGATTTATATTATGTAGGCCCAGAAACAGTCACTTGCTGAGCAATTGAATCTGAAGCCAAGACAAGTTGAAGTTTGGTTTCAGAACAGAAGAGCAAGGTGACTCGTAAATAGAAATTATTCTCGTATCAAACAGTTTGACATGTTATATAGGTTCTCAAAAAGGCGACACATAAACTGATGTGCATGCATCCGCAGGACAAAGTTGAAGCAATCAGAAGTAGACTGTGAGTTCTTAAAGAAATGCTGTGAAAGTCTCAGCATCGAGAATCAGAGGTTGAAGCAAGAATTGCAGGAGCTGAAATCATTAAACGGCAACGGGACATCACCATTGTACATTCAGATTCCAAAGGCTACAATGCTTACAATGTGCCCATCTTGTGAGAAAATGGTAAAAGCTCGTCATAATAACCAAGCAGCTGCAAAGAAAGCAGAAGATCTCAATGTGGTCCGAAAGAGCAGTAATAAATTGCAGGGTGGCTTTGACGGTACAATTTAACTAGAGAGATTGGATGGTATAAGCTTCATAGCTATAACCTCAgccaatatatatatagttacaaCAAGCAATGAAGTATTGATCATATGATTCATATCAATCAATCAACAACTAGCCACATGACTAAAATGATTTATATGCATCACAATGAGGGGTCTAAGtgttctaattatagaaaagaATAGGGCAGCTAGAAAAGAAAagttaattttatatttatcaTTTCCTTCACAAGGATTTATTTGATTTGACCCAAATGTTTTTTTATCTATTTTGCTTTACTATTTGTACTCTCTTTTGTTTGAAAATGTTTCTTTAAAAGCACTTATTTTAGAAATGCATCGAATTTTATAATAGAAATGCAAATAAAGTATTTGCATTTTTATTCTAAAGCAAAGCACTTCAAGTTCCTTTGTAATCTAGAAGTACTTTGAACTTTTTCTGTAACATTATCATAAACGCTTTTGGTTGTTTAAAAATGATTTTAGTTAttataaaaacattttcaaacaaATTATCTAGCATTGTAGTATTGGATATgttggataattttttttattttttttcatttggttcaattttggaaaaaaaaaacttacaaggTGAATTCCTTTGGGACATGTGTTTGACTTTTACATAATATACAtgattaaaaaatttcactaaATTATAAAACTTTACTGAATTCTTATAAAAATGTTTACATCTTCTGCAAGAACATTGAatagaaatttgtaaaaaaacatACGTCATCTACTATCATTCATATTAGTTTATTCACATTAAGTTGGAAGTTATAAAACCATAtacaaagattatgaaaatgatGTCCCCACATCTAgtatatcatgtttttttttttttttggccaaatgaaaacttcattaaagACCTGTAGAGGGACAACAAGTACAAATAAAGGCTATGATAGCCCAAAGGCAAAACccagaataaaaaaaagagtgCAGTCGATACAAACTAAGCAGCAGCGAAATACGGCTTAGACAATCAGACAAACACTACTGAACACCACTCAGGTGAAACAAAAGAGGAAGAGGCTAATAGTGATACCATTATCAAACCTCAATCAAAAGATGGCAGAGGACATGGAAGCCCATCCTGAGATAGCACCATAACCAGTGAGGGAGGGGGCAAAGTTGCCCATGAGAGATTGCTCACTTTCAAATCGGTTAAAGATGTAGCCACATGAGCTACTTGGTTAGCCGTTCTTGGAACCCAGTTCCACTGAACAAAAGCAAAGGAAGCCGCTGCCCGACGAATTTCATCGACAATTCGATATAGACACCATTGGTTGTGAAGGTATGGTTTCCGCAAGCAATCGATGACCTAGAAGAATCGCTCTCAATGATGATATGATTGAAGCATTTGGCTTTGGCAAATTTCAAACCCCCAAGAACAGCCTCTGCTTCGGCAACATCAAACGAGGATCGATGTGAGTGTAAAGAAGCACCAGCTAAAAATGTACCATTGTGATCGTGTGCAATAATTCTTGCACAAGCTTCACTTGTAGCGAGATTCCATGCCCCGTCAACATTAATTTTAATAAGAGACCATTGACGAGCTTGCCAAGAAAGAAAGATTTCTCTGTACTGCAGAATTTGAATGTGGTTGACGGCAACGATAGATGTTACTGAATTTCGATACCAAATTGAGAATGTGATGCGAGATAACAGTGAAGTAAGAAAGTAGGAGAGTGAGTTGTGTAGTGATAGGATTTTTTACACCTACGCAAATAGGGTTAAAATCAttgaaaatacttgcaagaatacaaggtaattgtagtataaTTGCTCATGCAAGGTTGTTGTCCCCAAAGATTGTTTGACTAATTCGTAATTAAATCAACTCTTAATTAACTATTAAAACAGAtttttatcaaagatttgagatttttgagtttgaaaatattgaattaacaattaaagaaacCTAGAAGTTAGAAACTAAAGACAGCAAAtagaaaaacctttttttaaCTAAATCAATTTAGGGAAAGACTAGGGTTTAGCCGTCACCGTCACAATCCTATGCAAATctatcaattacttatgaatttccaCATCCACGCTTTGAATGTTAGGTTTTCTtaatgcatattttccttgTGATGTTCAAGCGAAAATGTATATCTAGTATGCTATCTGTCTGTgatgttcagatcaaatataaacatgcaagactcacaAAGCTTCATGAAAACCCTTTAAAAAACCATGAAACCCTTAAGAGCGTGATGTTCGCCTTAAatgaacttacaattactaatcacaagaagccttcCTCAATTTCAAGGTGATGTTCCAAcagaaattgcatcaaattacttatctaaataccctaatggtgatcaatcattAAAATATATAGATAGTTTTAATCACAGTGGTTGataattcaaagcaagcatgcatccattcataagcaaattaataatgtttgtaccatacttgaccaatcctgaaactactgagcaccggtcaacgttatacgatcaaggacccagaagagtttccctccaaccaggaggccaatcacagtgcgacacatgtcgacattagaagtcaatcatagcgtgacacgtgtcaacatcagaagccaatcacaacacgacacgtgtcaatgtcagaatgaaactagaaactctcttctataaatagagatcattctctcacaatatttcctaatgtcatttgtactaaatcattcactagtactcactaaaggagagcttgaacctatgtacttgtgtaaacctttcacaattaatgagaacccctctactccgtggacgtagccaatctgggtaaaccacgtatatcttgtgtttgcttccctatccctatccatttatatacttatctaCATTAGCGACTGGaccaatctagcgaaggtcacaaacttgacactttatgttgtaccaaagtccccattgattttgtgcatcaacatttagcgCCGTCTGTgagaacgacacttattcccactattttcagctttgttaagctggtttccagcattcgtacactctcttttgactaggcatccctctccaacatggggagcgaaagaagccacagcacacagaatgacacccctcttgcacctagtgcgaagcaacgaaagaagaaaggaaagaaggttgctcttcaagctaaagtcgatgagctagaagcttaaaacaacaagatagcaatgaagaatttGGTCCTctaagagcagtatgagaagctttttgagacgctccacgaaattAGACGTACTCAAACACGTGAGCTCATTGCCCCTgtagacatcaaccatcatctgggtgcctcccaacacggagggtcaccttcattcgacatgggtatccctgatgaggagctagctaatcatcaaaacattgatcaacatgagacttctttcaacccagctgcttcgacccgaagcaggagaagtggaggaagacacctcattgcagaagggttggaaggatcgaaaaccgtttatcgtgactgccgagacttcctaaagcaacgtcgagaaaatcccctccatatatgctcgaagatcaatgacccaagggattctgaaagactcggtcccctcccacgacccaggccagttgccaatctagggaaggaacgataggtcccagatgaacatgaaggtacaaggaactctgaggtattccgacagactcgccctagaagtcagtacggcgagtccaaggaaaagtCACACACCCTTgctcaaaccttcctacttccaagaggtgatggagacttatgaaaaaaaatctcagtggtacatgactccactcaggaccctcttgtcctacggctctttgaggaagtaaacaagttgaaggccaaacATCAGGccaagatacctgactggaaccaacccaggcctggccctctcacaaggaggatccttgacaccttccttcaagcaaagacaaaaca
Proteins encoded in this window:
- the LOC126597175 gene encoding homeobox-leucine zipper protein HAT22-like, with the protein product MDDDQAACSTELQLGLGVCEYASRQEKKDNPLVCLDLLFALCPKQEVPSSDDHIANGSGLKTMDEDEDSYERSTEHTNIKGVIMNNKNVVRKKLRLTKEQSTLLEESFNRHSTLNPAQKQSLAEQLNLKPRQVEVWFQNRRARTKLKQSEVDCEFLKKCCESLSIENQRLKQELQELKSLNGNGTSPLYIQIPKATMLTMCPSCEKMVKARHNNQAAAKKAEDLNVVRKSSNKLQGGFDGTI